The Brassica napus cultivar Da-Ae chromosome C1, Da-Ae, whole genome shotgun sequence DNA segment tagaatgtttagagtagattaatatgtttccttgcttgattgagtgatcttaatgctaaACTAGAGTTGGCCATTCTGGTTTAGAACTCTAGACATTTCATTACCCGgaatgtgttcgatgaaatgtctgagtcAACTCAACATGCTTTTAGCTTACCctaccaaagggatttgatgtTAGGGGAGTTAGGAAAGTTGAATGATCCATTCTtaatgattgcttgattgacacaaaccaaaggaatttgatgtttgatcatgaGAGTAAATGAGCTTTTATCTTGGAAGAGAACTTACTTAGAATTGATATCTAGACTTAGGGGAATGTGTTGATTGAAACCTTGCTATTTTAGATTAAATCTTAGTCATCTGAAATCAAAATCCTATGCCCATGATTCCTCCTTTATCTATTTGATTGAAAGTTGCTTGTTAGTTATTCTTGAAACTTGTTAGTTTGATTGAATCACCTCATCTTATTGATTGCATTTAGCTTAATTGAAAACCTGAATTCTTTTTGATTCAAAACTCTTAGAAATGGATGACATCTTAATTACTATAATGATTTGATTATTGGACCCTTCAAAAGTCCATTTCATGAGCCTACCACAAATTTCAGTATGCATAAGCCAAACAAGTAACCAAGCAAAAAGTTTCTCAAATTTGTTAATATTGAATTTTCTCGAAAGCTTTCTGAAACTAAACAAATTCTTcctaaaattaacaaaaccaCACAGTTTCACAAGCACAAGCAAGTGATTAACAATGTCATAAGCAAAGTAACGAGCCTACCAAAGATATCAATATGCGTAAGTTTCAAGTGACTTAGGAGAATGTGTTGATTGAAATCTTGCTATTTTAGATTAAATCTTAGTCATCTGAAATCAAAATTCTATGCCCATGATTCCTCCTTTATCTATTTGATTGAAAGTTGCTTGTTAGTTATTCTTGAAACTTGTTAGTTTGATTGAATCACCTCATCTTATTGATTGCATTTAGCTTAATTGAAAACCTGAATTCTTTTTGATTCAAAACTCTTAGAAATGGTTTGACATCTTAATTACTATAATGATTTGATTAttggacccttgaaaagtccatTTCACGAGCCTACCACAAATTTCAATATGCATAAGCCAAACAAGTAACCAAGCAAAAAGTTTCTCAAATTTGTTAATATTGAATTTTCTGGAAAGCTTTCTGAAACTAAACAAATTCTTcctaaaattaacaaaaccaCACAGTTTCACAAGCACAAGCAAGTGATTAACAATGTCATAAGCAAAGTCACGAGCCTACCAAAGATATCAATATGCGTAAGCCAAACAAGTAACCAAGCAAAAAGTTTCTCAAATTTGTTAATATTGGATTTTCTGAAAAGCTTTCCAGAACTGAAACTAAACAAATCCTTCCTACAATTAACAAAACCACAGAGTTTCACAAGCACAAGCAAGCGATTAACAATGTCATAAGAAAATTCACGAGCCTACATAAGAGTCTTTTCAGAATAAATCTTACATCATTGTCAAGTTATTGTTCTACTGGTTTTGGATTGGATGGGGCCTCATTCGATGACTCAGTCTCATTCTGCAAAAATTAGGAAAGGATATCATGATTATgtacaaaagcttccaaaaCTACTTGAAAACTCCAAGTGTAAAACAAGATTTGAGCATATACGTGTTGTGTCATATTAGGGAGAAAAACTTGAGTCTGAGTCTGTGGAGACAATGGAGAGGCAAGTGTCGCATTCGATGGCTCTGtctttctacaaaaaaaaaaaaatcaggaagaCGATCATGATTATGTACAAAAGCTTAAAAACTACTTGAAAACTCCAAATGTAAAACAAGATTTGAGCATATATGTGTTGTGTCACATTAGGAGAAAAATTTTGAGTCCCAGTCTGTGGAGACAATGGAAAGGCAAGTGTTTCATTTGGTGGCTCTGTCTCATTCTGCAAAAAATCAGGAAAGTTATCATGATAATGTATCaatgcttccaaaacgttttGTTCTGACGAAATCAAGGTTTTGAGTTTAACAAATTGtattgagtttttgtttctaTGTTCAGATAGTACCAGAGAAGtgcaaatatgaaattttaagcCTTATCGACTAATTCTCTACACAACTCAGCTTAAGATACTATGATCTGAATGCTAACTTATTTTTATGTGTGCTCATAACaagaaaaaactataaattttagaggaacaaaagaattacAACATCGACACACACATGTTTGAAACAATATCATATCACCCAATCTACATGCATGACATAAACAGActaaaaattttgaatctgaACGAATAAAGCATTAGTCAAAGAAGAACTAGGAACATCAAAGATTCAAAATAGCTTACCAAAAAGCAAGGTCACgaactcttcttcttccataAGCCAAGTTCTGTAAATGAAAGTTCATGAGATTCCTTCTTTGTAATTCTGATGATTATGTTATCTTAGTTTGATTTGAACAACAAAACAAGCTCAAATCTATTATATGAAGAACTACAAAATGAAATCCCCAAATTTCaattcgaaaaccctaattgagattgaattttttctttgtaaaccACTGTCAATAAAGATTAAAACATACCGATACACAGCTCATTTCGTCGACATGGATAATCACCACTTCGTTTCTCGTCGGACTTCAAGAGCTCGTCGCCGGAGGTGACTCGTCGCTGGAGATTACTtcaccatatttttttttgttgagatAATATCACAGTTGAAAAAAAGGCATTATAGTCTTTAGCTCTGTTAATGAAGGCTATTATTCTGATTTCTAACTTGAGAGGCTACTTTTGAGACAATAGGTTAAAAATGGTTAATCAGAAGAAATGCCCTTAAagttttatattatgaaatgtCAACTTTCTTAAGAGAGTTTTAGACCTTTTACTAGAGATTTTTGTTCGCATAACTAAACTAACAATCAACGCCCTATACtactattactatatatatacacatgaaAATCCATATATATGTTGTCATGAttaatttatatactaaattttCATTATGAAACACTCTTTCTCTTCATCGGAAGCTCttacgtcgatcgatgttcacactAATCCACAAATCAAAATATCTAATTCTCTATGGCCGATATCTTAAATTAACAGTAATAATCAATAAAATGTCTCCAGCTGGACAACAACTTTGTTAGGATTTTGTAGGATTTTGATTCTTAATTAAATGCTCTTTGCCAAACCTCCTCTATAGATAACTAGATGAGGTTTAGATACATCTGACGTTTATATCTTTGGGAAGATGCAACTCATGCTCCATGTAGGACTAAATTTTACTCTGTTCAATTAAACTACATGCATGTATAATTATTTCAGTTGCCTTTTAATTTGCGTTGGCAAATTCTGAAATTAAATCCTAAGAGCACGATTAATGCGGGTCTCCTATGGTAAAGTTTTTAGCGTAATATAAAACACTTCTcttagtttttaactaaaaaaaactaaaagacatcttttatatttcttatttaagagacgtttcttagtttttcttagttaaaagctaagataCGTATTAGGCTAACAACTTCACCCTAAGCACATGCTTTAAGCAACCAAACCTacacaaaaatctataaataggaACCCTCACCTCCCAAACGATTCACCCAACACTCATCTCCAATcacacaccaaaaaaaaaagtaaagaaagaGAAGCTTAATTAGCATTTTCAAAACATGGCTTCAAAGAACATCACCATAGCTCTCTTCCTCACCATCAACCTCGTCTTCTTCGGCTTTACCATGGCCCAAGCTCCCGGGCCTCAAGCTCCGATATGTCCCAGAAGCTCAACCCAGGTCCAAGCTTGTGTCAACAGGCTTACCTCTATCGTGGGTCTTAACGTTCTACCGCTGACGCAATGCTGTTCTCTAGTGGCTGGACTTGCCCCCTCTGTGGCCTCTGTCTGCATCTGCAATGCCTTAAAACTGTCAGTTCTCGACATTCTGGGTATCACTGTGACACTTGGTCAGGTTCTTGGGTCCTGCGGTGTTTCTCCCCCAGCTAGTTTCATATGCGCCTAATTTTCTCTTACAAGACACCTGTTCCGTCGGATAATAGTGGTGCAAGTATGCTTCTCTAATAATTATTTGCGTGTTAGCAATATCTATATGTTGTTGAAAATAAAGTGAAACATGTGTACTGTTTTTACATGTTTCGTTGTTAACTATATATGTTCTTCAATTTATATTTCCGGCCGTATGTTGTATCTCTTGGttcagatgaaaaaaaaaaatatatatatatatatatatatatataatccttttatgtttattttattttggttatctAATGGCAGTTAAATTTCAAGTATTATTAACCAGGTCAGATCGTtgctcaagaaaaaaaaaagaagaaaaaaccagGTCAGATCGGAACCGAAATAATCCACTATAGATCAGTCTTTTCCCAAAAGGTTTTGGGCCTAAACTATAATATCTTTGTCAGAGTTTTGGCTCATTGATACATATTCTAGGCCCTTCAGGCCCGACAAATCTGGGTATTCCTCTTTTCTCCCTCGTGAAGGATACTTTCACGTCTGAATTGGCGAGATAACAAATACTGCAAGATCAGGGAAACAGCTTCAGGTATTAACCTACACTTCTTCCATTAGCCGGTTATATGTGTGTGACCAACCTACTTGGCAAGTGGAGGACCGTAACTGGAAGACGTTTTGTTCATAGGACATATGGGATGCGACTCGTGACTCGTGAGGTGCCATGATATTCTCAAATTTAATCTGGGACAAGGCTAGTATCATAATATGCATACACATAGTTTCCTTTCATTACAAACTTTTACAAATTATTGTTCAACTGTTCATATACCAGTTTAAACAGTTAAAACTATTTTCTAACGGTTCCTGCGAGCATAAACGTCTTGTAGACGATGGTTCGAACCAGCTCGGATCCACCCCAGGCCATCTCGAGCTCTTTCACTACATCTTCCGACAACAACTCAACTCCTTTTTCCTTAGCCGCGCCAATAGCAGACCACGACCGCACCATCCGCAAGAATCCTTCAAACGACACCGTCCTCTTAATCTCCAGCTCCATGGGCTTACCCTCAGAGCCCAGGCCCACGCTCTCGAACGGAAACGGCAACGATTTGTAACCGTCCACAACATACTGACACTCAGGGAACTTAAAATACGGCAACGCTTTCTCGGTAAACCGAGCCATCACCGGGTCGAACTCGGGACTCACCGCCATTTCCGTGGTGTAGCTCCACACGGCGATGATCCCTCCCGGTTTACGGAGGAGACGTTTCGCGATCGCGTAGAATCTCGGGAGATCGAACCAGTGTACGGCGGTGGCCACCGTTATTAGATCCACGGAGTTCTCTCCTCCGATCAGATCCACCATCTCGTCTTCCGTCATCGACGACGGCGTGTGGTGGTAAGTTACTTTCCGATGCGGTTTCCCCAGATTTATCATCGTCTCGCTCACGTCCGTCGCGATGACTCTGTCGTAGTGCTCCGCGATCTGGCGAAAACCGTTATAAAATCAGAGAttggaaataaaaaaatgtgagaTAGGGAAGGTGATACATACGCCGGTTGCGGCTTGGCCGTTTCCGGTTCCGGCGTCCCAGGCGAGGTGGTGATGGTGAGAGAGAGCGGCGAGCTTGGAGTACCAATCGGCGGGGTAAGTGGGGCGTGCGTCTAGGTAGATATCTGCTTCATACTCAACGactgacatttttttttggtttcttcttcgCCTTCTATTATTACTGGTTCATTGTTTCAGACTCTTGCTTTTATAGATGAGATGATTGCGAAGTTCGATTTTGCTACTTCCTCGTTTCAAAGTGTTGACTTTGACGGGGATGGTTTGATTGGTTAATTTGTTTCCGGTTTGCTATTGGTTTTCCATCCCTTTTTGGTTAAGTATATAATTGAAGCAACTCTGGATTCTGGATTTGAAGGAAAGGGTCTTTGCCTGAATTTATTTAAAccctcatatttttttttttaattaaatacaaATGAACCAACAACCTAACATTAATCTCAACTATTTAACGAGAGAGATGCGGAAAGAAAGAGACAGAGAGATAAGACTCTACAGAGACACTCTACCAAAAGGAGATGAGACATTACACATcctcacccaaaaaaaaaaagtattataacCAAAAGCATTTCTGATATCCTCTTGTTCTCTGCCCTTCCtttcaaacagaaaactaagcCAAGAAGTTGGCTTTTGATACTACTTCCCATGTCGAGAAAACGTTTCTTCTGTGTAAAATAACTCCAATGTTGTCCGATGCAAATCTTCTCTTAACCAGAGACTTCaaagcaataaaaaaaaattaatcaaaaaaaaacttaccttCTTGTTTCGGGTTCTCTATTAAAAAACTACAAGGGATTATATTATGTTTAGCTGGTTACAACTTACAAGATTTTGTAGGGTGAGTAATGTTACCTGAAAATGGAACTTAAAGGGCTCTTTTTAAGCAGAATCAGCTAGCTGCTCTTCCGTGAACTCGCCGAAGATGTTTGGGCAATCATCCCACTTCCTGTGTCCTCTTGCTTCCCAGTAACCGCCCGTGTACTTGAAcgtttcattttctccttgttTCTCGAACCATCTCGGTCTCCACCCGCTTTCCTGAAGTTGCCTCGACTGCATAGAAACCAGAGACCTTAAAACATAACTTTCAAAACGACAATTCATGGACCAGTGAAATGTTAAAGGTGACGTACCATTCTTTGCCTTCTTTCTAACCGTTGTTTCTCTAAGTTGGCCTTCTCATATTCACCATTCTCCAGATGCCTTTGGTCTGGTCTTAGCCTTGAGTCTGTGGGAGGAAGCATCTCCTAAATTCATGGATCAAATTTACACAAGATTAGCAAATgctataagaagaaaaaaaagaaaaagaatagacATAGCATGTGTagaagaaacaagaatcaaGATTATATCATTTTAACAATACCTTCAAACCAGGTGTTAGCTCGTTCAGTGTAATAGCAAATGAAGTTAAGTTGTATCTAGTCACATTAGGCGGTGGCTTGGTCCTTCTCCACAGCAACGAGGCATTTGATGCAGGATCGCTGACTTTCGTCTTACTGACTCCATCGCCAGCAACATAGTAAAGACTATCATCCCATTTACCAAATACTGTTGCAGCTTTTTTCCCAGCCACGTCTTCTACAAAACCATTTACCTACACAACGTACACTTGTTCACATAAGTGTTGTTTCAAGTACATTAGATTATATATCATTGTAACTCACCTGGTGTGGATTTCTCTCAAGAATGGATTGTTCCTTAAACTTGAGAGTACAAGAATACTGGCGGTTCCCACGGATTTGCATCACTCCATGATGGTCACAGTAGAGTTTACCtaatattatattgtatatagtcGATGTTACCTAATAACAAAAACCATTATAAAGTTATTTCAGAGCCAGAAGAcagcaaaagtgactcaaacgTAGTAgtttatatctttatatatacctTGCTCCATTGAAATACTTCTCCATCATCAAACTCCAGAGTCAAAACTCCAACAGGTTCCACTTGAATAGATCTCCCCCAAAACTTTGACCTGAGGTTAGTGTCACCCCAGAACCTCCACCCTTTACCTTCACAGTGGTTGGCGATAACAGTTGGATGGTGACtcacctaaaaaaaaaagaatgatattCCCATAGTCTTGAGTAAAAATTCTTACATTTACACATTCTAACTTTAGTGTTGAAAGAAGTACCTTCTCAGAGAAGAAACGTATTCCCTTTTCAGGAAAGTCAGCTTCATATGTTTCTCCAAGCAAAGGGTTGAAGGGCTTACAGTGTCTGCCTTCAGTGGAAGCATAGCCAGAGACCGCAAAGGCAGCAACGTTCAAGGCTCTTAGCAGACCGTTCCCCTAGTAATCCAACAACATAAGAGAGTGTAGTGTAGCAATTACAAGTAAAGAGAGTTTGTTTTCACTTACAGATTTGCCATGTTCATATGCTCGGTCCAGAAGATAAGAGTACTCCAAGTCTTCAAAGCATTTCTGGAGGGATGATATTGGTTCGTTGAAATAGACAGGGAGGCAAACTCGGGTGAGATCTTTTCCAACGTTGTCTTTGATCATAGACCAAAGACTTACAGCTTTCTCTTTTTCAGCTGGATCAGGAAGTTTTGTTCTTCTCTTGATATCCGCGTATCCAGAGTTATTAGGTAGATTGGATCCAGAACCAATGTTGGGTTCGTTGAAGTACTCCTTTGTGTCGTGGAAGGAAGGCTCGTCTTCTTCAGACACATCCTCAAACTCTTGTTTATCATCAGATGAAGCAGTTGTGCTGCATTCTAGAAACCAAATAATGTCAAGCCAAACACACAAAGGAAGCCTAACCAATTGTACAAGATCAATGCTTTAGAGCATGTACCACTATACTTTCCACGTCCAAGGCTTGAATGGATCCCTGGTGCTCCAGCTTCGAGATTAGCTTCCTACACAAAACAAAACTCACATTACTTAGTAGCTAACATGATTAAAATACTGATAAGAAGCATGGTAGATGCCAGTCTAATTGCAAATCAGACCATAGAACATTCAAGATATggataaaattaagtttttatatatattaagtatataCCTCAAGCTGCCTCAGTGCGTCAAACAAATTCGTTCGTTCGTCATGAAGTAGTTTGATTTGTCCATGCATTTCAGAAAACTCTGATAGCATGATCTGCTCGCAGTCTTTAACGAGATTCTCGTTCATTCCAGCTTCTTGCAACCGTTTCTTTAACCTCTCCGTTGATATAGACAAATCCTTTGGTGAGGTGAAGGAGAAATCCCCATTAAGTGACCGGAGAGGAAAAATGCATTTTGCAGATGCTAAAGCTTGTAACCAAGCTGCTCTATCACTTATAGAGTCAGTCCTCAGATGAAGAGTCTTGGTCGCTGTGAATATATAGAACTTCCTCTCATCAGACTTGCTTTCTCTGAAAGATGAAACCTGCTGGAGgaaaacatagaaaatatataaatctagtTACAAGCTCAAGTACTTAATCAAACCAATAAGAAGACAAAACAAAGTAGAGACCACAAATTCGTCCAACAACAAATCTGTTTCTGGATCAAAAATCTCAAAGATCCATCTTGTAAAAAGCAAAAAGGAccctaaaatttcaaaaactataTGCTCAACTTTGAAAAAAAGCTTGAAGTTGCAGATTGGAGATACAGGAACAAATCAAGCTGGGCCCATGAAGAGATCATTTTAGACTGGATAAGGCACGTTAGATTTTATATAGGTTGAGAAAGACAAAAGGTATTATTACCTATAAGCAAAAAATATCATAAGGTTATGTGGATAAGAGTATTTGGATTaagctaaatatttaaaatttgaaagttCAACAAAGAATATGCCTGTAGAAAAATTCAGAACAAGCCATCGTTTTCTCATTGTCAAGCAAGAAGCATGTCAAAACAggtcttttttataattggcTAGACCCCACCCTCCATTATTTCCAACAGACTTGTTCTAAGCACCAAAACATGTCTAACATCCAAGAAATAAACTCTATAATTAAACATATAGTAGAATAAAATATACACATAAGCCCATCACAATGAAATAATTTATGGTTAGAAGTCTTTTTATATAGTCAATGGGAATTCACAAGTAAAAGATGTTAATGAAAAGTTAAAATGGTTATTATACCCTTTAAGGCTTTTAACTCAAGTACCATTGCAagacaaatcaaatcaaatcacatGCAAGTGCAAATTGTCCAAAATTCAATAGACTTGTTTTAGTTATGCAACTGAAGAAAAATATCATAGTTCCAGTGACTAAAATTGACATATATCTTTAATCTTCTTGGCCTCTTCTCAAAAAGAAAGAATCCAAATCTTTATTGACGGATGGCAAATGGGTTATAACTTATAATCTTGAAAAACcaatagaaacaaaaaaaaaagaagaagttagaAACTGAACCTAACACATAAAAACACTAATAAGAAACCAATTTGACCACTGAACAAAACCCTAAAGGTACAGAACACCAGATTGTAGCAACCAACAAAAGTGTTTAAAGTTTTGAAAACCAAACAAGCACCTGTTGATGTGACCCACTAAGAGATTAACAGCAAGTTCAAAGCTGGCATAAAAATTTAATACCAAAcagattaaatattaataaaaaaaaaaaaaaaaaaaaaaaatcaaatttagggtttttattattttccgtCAAAAGAACATAAATGAACAACTCTATAAACCGCTGGTTATTTTTCTCAAACTATGAGTGGTAAAAAGGCTTCTCCTTTTCCCAGAAAGagatgtaaaaaaaacaaacacttcaatcaataaaataaaatctggAGTTCTTCTCAATGTATATATACCTTAAGATGAACAATGCCGACGCTTTTCTCCTGTTTCCGGCGACCACTGCAACTATCCATCCTCGAGAGACGATCAGCGGAGATATTTCCAATGAGCCTCACGTCGTCTGAGGAAGAGAGTAGATTCAGATTCTCCGGTCGCCGGATCTTGGAGTAAGACAAGATTCCGTCGCGGAGGAGGAAGTATCTAGATCTCCATCCTTTGCTGAAGTTTGTCCACTTGTATAAGATCCCAGCCACCGATCCAGCCGAGGCCAGGCTCCTCCGGTTGGATCCACCGGTTAGCGACGTCGCCGGAAGACTCCTCGACCTAGTTAGATTCGTGACCGGCTGCGGCGGCGGTTTGTTATCATCAAGCGCGTGTGGACTCTCCAGAGTGATGCAGCAGAGAGGATGCAGCTCCTTCACCcgcatttttgttttttttcaatcgCCGATCACTCCGAGGAGGTGACTCCGATCACAGACTTAGAAGCACATTCATCtctgagtgtttttttttatctgaattaaaaaaaaattaataaagagATCGAAGAGAGTGGTAGATGGAAGCATGCATATTTGGGGGATAAGATcgacttgaagaagaagaagaagaataaagaaCCTGAAGCTCTGAAACTCAGATTTCTCAGAcaagagaatcagagagagagagagaggttgttGCTTTAATGTGAGACTGCGTAAGCTTTCAACCCAACTATAAAGGCTTTATGTAATACATTTACATATATAGGTCTCTGGTGGATATGTATATAATGTATGTTATGtgtatatatgatgatgatgatggtgaatgAGAAAGATGTTGGGGGTGGTTTTAGATTGTAATTTCCAAATATTGAAAAGGATATGAAAGGAAATAAACATGACTTCTTTTTCATTAATTTGTATCCTTAATTAGATAATTTGTCCTTAATTAGATACTCTtacaaagtgtttttttttttaatttaaatcagAAGATAGGTCCACAACATTAATCACATAGTTTGATTTCAAGCAATCAAGGTCGCTGACAGTTACACCATGATTACAGTTCAACAAACTATTTGGTAAAATGTGGTAAAAAACACtttgtaatatttaatttacctttttatcttattttatacGTTATATCACATATTATATCGTtaataaaacatcatatataatataaactagTCAAAATATTAAGTTACCAAACCTTACTAATCAGATTTACTGTTATTTTGTTCTcttatcaacaacaacaaatttAAGTATCATTGAGGACAAACACGGGCATATATGGCCATGGTTAAAACTGTTGTTAGTAATCCAAATCAGGCAATGATAACTTTATAAAAAGGAAGATtccattagtttatttttaataaatttatatgatattgGGAATGTGGGATGATAGGCTGTCACTTGTGAAAAAAAATggataaaatgtaaaatggAAATTGACAATAGCAAACATAACTATGATATATTCATTCTGACGTGTagataatttttcattttagaaCTCACCCAGAAGAAAATAGTAACGTTAATATTTTTTGGCAAATAAATGTATAATCTAATCTGAATATGTTTATGCAATCATTACTATATAGTACaatattgaattttatttaccaaaaatagtataatattatGAAGTGACATTCTAAATActgtaatttatattatctactccaatgtaatatatataactcTTACAGGAAATTAGTAAGTCCGTAGGGTAAACGAAAATAGGttttttcaagaaaagaaaaaagaagaacattATAATCATTCATTTCCTCGTATTTTGTTTGCCGAAAGTGACTTATCAGCGAGGGGAAATAAATTACTAAGTTAAATTACAAAACCGTACATCAAGGCAAAACCCACTTTAGTTTTGGAATAAGGTAAATTACCAAGTTACCGAGAGTTTCATCTTAGATTTTTGGTCGGTAAAAAAGGTAATGACAAATTGACAAGGCTCTCttcgcaaaaaaaaattaataactcataggattttttttgttgaacaaAGACTCATAGAATTTAAGAAAATTGGGCTGGATAACCatgaaataaaacataattaaatatctaactAAAAAACACTTTCCATTATtactataatatatactatattactTTTACTTGCCGGTTAATAAGTGTATACATTTCTTCTTTTACATCTATCTACCATCATTACTATTTCTTTCAATCTACTATCACTTTCCGTAAAaaccaatttaattatttggGTCTCTATCTGTCACCGTAACTATTGTCATCATTTCTTTTACTTATTAACCAAATTTATTATCttcgttttcatatttttgtcaTTACATCTTTCAGAACAGCCACCATCTTTTTGATATCAGTCACCACTTCTTCCGCCATAATCACCACCACTCGTATATACTCTAAGTTCTCAATTGTACTATGATATTTGAAACAAAATGTATTATACTACTTGGTTGTtactattctattttaataataattcatattatattatgtattgtgtgtatattttgatatttaggttatgatttatatttctatttagtgatagtgttttgggtttagtCTATGGAAATTTTGGGTTGATATTGGTATAATCATTACATTTTTTCTTGTAATCagacattttaaaatttgaccaatatgtactatgttattttgtttcttcctattatattttgataatgcTTCATATTATGTGTTATGTgcatatttttgatatttgtattagggtttatatttccttttagggtttaatgattagtgttttgggtttagtttaaTGAAAAGTTTGGGTCGACACTGAGGTAAGCACTATCTTATTTTCTGCAATCATAGACCtttcaaaatttaaactatatgtACTATACAATTTGTTTGTTACTAttctaatttaataatattttatattatatattatttgcatattttgatatttagattatgatttatattttcttttatagttTAGTGATTAGTATTTTAAGTTTACTTTATGAAAGGTTTGGATGTTCATCAAActatttaataatttcattaatatgaaCTATACCAGTTA contains these protein-coding regions:
- the LOC106443416 gene encoding putative lipid-binding protein AIR1, with the translated sequence MASKNITIALFLTINLVFFGFTMAQAPGPQAPICPRSSTQVQACVNRLTSIVGLNVLPLTQCCSLVAGLAPSVASVCICNALKLSVLDILGITVTLGQVLGSCGVSPPASFICA
- the LOC106437617 gene encoding putative methyltransferase DDB_G0268948; its protein translation is MSVVEYEADIYLDARPTYPADWYSKLAALSHHHHLAWDAGTGNGQAATGIAEHYDRVIATDVSETMINLGKPHRKVTYHHTPSSMTEDEMVDLIGGENSVDLITVATAVHWFDLPRFYAIAKRLLRKPGGIIAVWSYTTEMAVSPEFDPVMARFTEKALPYFKFPECQYVVDGYKSLPFPFESVGLGSEGKPMELEIKRTVSFEGFLRMVRSWSAIGAAKEKGVELLSEDVVKELEMAWGGSELVRTIVYKTFMLAGTVRK